Proteins encoded in a region of the Wolbachia endosymbiont (group A) of Anomoia purmunda genome:
- the iscX gene encoding Fe-S cluster assembly protein IscX, with product MKWLDIEDIVEALEEKFPDENIISIRFTELKKKVLSLEEFDDDEKRCNEKILEAIQAAWIEERLTA from the coding sequence ATGAAATGGCTTGATATAGAAGATATTGTAGAAGCTCTGGAAGAAAAATTTCCAGATGAGAATATAATTAGTATCAGATTCACTGAGCTTAAAAAAAAGGTTTTGAGTTTAGAGGAATTTGATGATGATGAAAAACGCTGTAACGAAAAAATACTCGAAGCTATTCAAGCAGCTTGGATTGAGGAAAGATTAACCGCATAG
- a CDS encoding IS4 family transposase — MDRIACLSKDLNEFFNEKADEISIAVGFIKRKRKLNGSSFIKAMVFGNIGVGDCSIETMCQLLNEDSIEITKQGLDYISLPSSMEDMYKGYGSSYRDCESNTKSGIKLQLVFDYLNQALDKLNLIEGIRSDQGYRDYLNGLSANDLLIFDLGYFVPSSFKQIDEAGAYFVSRYKSDTNIYDIETNQKIELLECLEGQSLLEMEVLLGKEVKIKVRIICQKLTEEQSIIRRRRANKLAKSHGYTSSQKNQKLLDWSIFITNVPESKISAEQVLTVYRVRWQIELLFKLYKSHIRLDELKGKPYRVLCELYAKLCAILIFHGIVGCIKLKENTELSLTKAFIELKRRIRELFLALSSKINNLRIFLKKLTTDWSQFSVKDRYRKTRVSTLSSLNFLTLAS; from the coding sequence ATGGACAGAATAGCTTGCTTATCAAAAGACCTCAATGAATTCTTTAATGAAAAAGCAGACGAAATATCAATTGCAGTAGGTTTTATAAAAAGAAAGAGAAAACTTAATGGCTCATCATTCATAAAAGCTATGGTTTTTGGTAACATAGGAGTTGGTGATTGCAGCATAGAAACAATGTGCCAATTGCTAAATGAAGACTCGATAGAAATTACAAAACAGGGTTTGGATTATATTAGCCTGCCCAGTAGCATGGAAGATATGTACAAAGGATATGGGAGTAGCTATAGAGATTGTGAGAGTAATACCAAATCAGGAATAAAGCTGCAGTTAGTCTTTGATTACCTGAACCAAGCGCTAGATAAGTTAAATTTAATAGAAGGAATAAGGTCGGATCAAGGTTATAGGGATTATCTGAACGGTTTATCAGCCAATGATTTGCTAATATTTGATTTGGGCTACTTTGTGCCTAGTTCTTTTAAACAGATTGATGAAGCAGGTGCATATTTTGTTAGTCGTTATAAGTCTGATACCAATATATATGATATAGAAACAAATCAAAAAATAGAGTTGTTGGAATGTTTAGAAGGTCAATCCCTTCTAGAGATGGAAGTGCTATTAGGAAAAGAAGTAAAAATTAAAGTGAGAATTATATGTCAAAAATTAACTGAAGAACAGTCTATAATTAGAAGAAGAAGGGCTAATAAGTTAGCAAAATCACATGGATATACATCTTCTCAAAAGAATCAAAAATTGCTGGATTGGTCGATATTCATAACTAACGTTCCAGAGAGTAAAATCAGCGCTGAACAAGTATTAACAGTTTACAGGGTAAGATGGCAGATTGAATTATTATTTAAATTGTATAAGAGTCACATCAGGCTTGACGAACTTAAAGGAAAACCATACAGAGTATTATGTGAACTATACGCTAAATTGTGCGCAATTCTTATATTTCATGGAATAGTTGGTTGTATAAAACTGAAAGAGAATACAGAGCTGAGTTTAACAAAGGCATTCATTGAATTAAAAAGAAGGATTAGGGAGTTGTTTTTAGCGTTAAGCAGTAAAATTAATAATTTGAGAATTTTCCTGAAAAAACTTACCACAGACTGGTCACAATTTTCTGTGAAAGATAGATATAGAAAAACTAGAGTATCCACCTTAAGTTCATTGAATTTTCTTACCCTTGCTTCTTAA
- a CDS encoding Fic family protein gives MRESGYYHYIDKLAHFVPYPLPPKDPLFSFSENIAVLYGETMIKLGQLNEMAECLPNAERFIKAYIVKEALLSSAIEGVHTTLLDVFTQRVSSTKPNKQTQLVMNYTKSLEMALSTAKHSTIAQTILTAHKELMQSNEGGGEYRADSVRVGDLIAAPAPEVVNLMNDLENYVNTDNKLPPLIKVGLVHAQFEIIHPFIDGNGRIGRLLIVILLIHYNLLSTPILYPSYYFKKNHFDYYRCLDRIRTHGDFEGWIEYYLNAIKDSSFDAYCRAKSIERLERDLVNIIQVNQCFFKIRDTALQTLNILFQLPVISIKELSKRLNKTYNTVNNLILQFVEAKILVKDSNNKKRNKLYRFEAYLELLEQ, from the coding sequence ATGCGTGAAAGTGGATATTACCATTATATAGATAAGTTAGCACACTTTGTCCCTTATCCATTACCACCGAAAGATCCTCTTTTTAGTTTTAGTGAAAATATTGCTGTTCTTTACGGTGAAACAATGATAAAGCTTGGTCAATTGAACGAAATGGCTGAGTGTTTACCAAATGCAGAAAGGTTTATTAAGGCATATATTGTAAAAGAAGCACTACTTTCTTCCGCAATTGAAGGTGTACACACAACTTTACTTGATGTTTTTACTCAAAGAGTATCATCAACAAAACCTAACAAGCAAACCCAATTAGTTATGAATTATACAAAATCACTTGAGATGGCGCTCAGTACAGCAAAACATTCAACAATAGCACAAACCATCTTAACTGCTCATAAAGAATTAATGCAATCTAATGAAGGTGGTGGTGAATATCGTGCAGATTCTGTACGTGTTGGTGATCTCATTGCAGCCCCTGCACCTGAAGTAGTCAATCTAATGAACGACTTAGAAAACTATGTTAACACTGATAACAAATTGCCTCCACTTATAAAGGTAGGGCTAGTGCATGCACAATTTGAAATTATTCACCCATTTATAGATGGTAATGGAAGAATAGGAAGACTTTTAATTGTAATACTACTAATTCATTACAACTTATTATCAACTCCAATACTTTATCCATCCTACTATTTTAAAAAGAACCACTTTGATTATTATAGATGTTTAGACAGAATAAGAACTCATGGTGACTTTGAGGGGTGGATCGAGTATTACTTAAATGCTATAAAAGATAGTAGCTTTGATGCTTATTGTAGAGCTAAGAGCATTGAAAGGTTGGAAAGGGACTTAGTAAACATAATTCAAGTAAATCAATGCTTCTTCAAGATCCGTGATACAGCATTGCAAACATTGAATATACTTTTTCAACTTCCAGTTATAAGTATTAAAGAATTAAGCAAAAGATTAAATAAAACTTACAATACAGTAAATAATCTAATCCTACAATTTGTTGAAGCCAAAATATTAGTGAAAGATAGCAACAACAAAAAGCGTAATAAACTTTATAGATTTGAGGCTTATCTAGAACTTCTTGAACAATAA
- a CDS encoding ankyrin repeat domain-containing protein has product MTEETKDGYASLYVAIQEGNIEAAELLIKCGTNVNDHYERNRTPLHIAIGRKQLEIAKLLIKNGANVNAKTQNHGKDDLTPMHFAVFPNTPEFIELLASHGALINERESTEGYTPLHFAALYGNKNIIQALIDKGQDIEDVDNNGRTALFLAARQCTEAEDDSRIEIIKYLIDKLKVDVTKKDNNNNTVLFPAANNCPGKVVEFIIEQYIKIFELENFINHKNNDGMDALDIALNSGNEKAIEVLRSYGADIENKVDGSTQKITAKKPSSTLDRAESAELAPPIKQKV; this is encoded by the coding sequence ATGACAGAGGAAACAAAAGATGGATATGCTTCCTTATATGTTGCAATTCAGGAAGGTAATATTGAAGCTGCAGAACTACTAATAAAGTGTGGCACAAACGTCAATGATCATTATGAACGCAATCGTACGCCACTGCATATTGCCATCGGACGCAAACAATTAGAAATAGCAAAATTGCTGATAAAAAATGGAGCAAACGTTAATGCAAAAACTCAAAATCATGGTAAAGATGATCTAACACCAATGCACTTTGCAGTTTTTCCAAATACGCCAGAATTTATAGAATTACTAGCTAGCCATGGTGCATTGATTAATGAAAGAGAAAGTACCGAAGGGTATACTCCTCTTCACTTTGCTGCTTTGTATGGGAATAAAAATATAATACAAGCCTTAATTGATAAGGGACAAGATATTGAAGATGTGGACAATAATGGGCGAACAGCTCTGTTTTTAGCTGCTAGGCAGTGCACTGAAGCAGAAGATGATAGCAGAATAGAAATTATCAAGTATTTGATAGACAAGCTCAAAGTAGATGTAACAAAGAAAGACAATAATAACAATACAGTACTCTTTCCTGCCGCTAATAATTGCCCTGGAAAAGTGGTAGAATTCATCATTGAGCAATATATAAAAATCTTTGAGTTAGAGAATTTTATCAACCACAAAAATAATGATGGAATGGATGCTTTGGATATTGCGCTGAATAGTGGAAACGAGAAAGCTATTGAAGTATTAAGATCATATGGAGCAGATATCGAGAATAAGGTAGATGGTAGCACTCAAAAAATTACTGCAAAAAAACCAAGTAGTACCCTAGACAGAGCAGAAAGTGCAGAGTTAGCACCTCCAATTAAGCAAAAAGTATAA
- the pth gene encoding aminoacyl-tRNA hydrolase has translation MHLIIGLGNPGGQYELTYHNIGFIVVDTICKYWNFQSFSKKADYLITSGIINDNKIMLIKPYSFMNNSGIPVAKIRNFYKLSLDNIVVIHDDADLELEKIKIKKGGSSAGHNGLKSIDSFIGNDYWRLRFGVGRPEDQRSLADYVLSKFSNFDNVTPLVEKIAKNIHLMLQGDNTAFINLIV, from the coding sequence GTGCACCTGATAATTGGGCTTGGTAACCCTGGTGGTCAATATGAGTTAACTTATCATAATATCGGCTTCATCGTAGTTGATACAATTTGCAAATATTGGAATTTCCAGTCGTTCTCTAAAAAAGCCGATTATCTAATAACCTCTGGCATAATTAATGATAATAAAATCATGTTAATAAAGCCTTATTCATTTATGAATAATTCAGGCATCCCTGTTGCAAAAATACGAAACTTTTACAAATTATCGCTAGATAATATCGTTGTCATACACGATGACGCCGATTTGGAACTTGAAAAAATAAAAATAAAGAAAGGTGGTAGCTCTGCTGGACATAATGGACTTAAATCCATAGATAGTTTTATTGGCAACGATTATTGGCGCTTGAGATTTGGAGTGGGTAGACCTGAAGATCAAAGAAGCTTAGCAGATTATGTGTTATCAAAATTTTCAAATTTTGATAATGTTACTCCCTTAGTGGAAAAAATAGCAAAAAATATACACTTAATGCTGCAAGGAGATAATACAGCTTTTATCAATTTGATTGTATAA
- a CDS encoding 50S ribosomal protein L25/general stress protein Ctc → MTQQEIVTINAELRDITKTKAMHSLRKKGNIPGIIYGKGHDNVNLTLSAKEFTKQYKSGSLSAHLIELNISGKKEYALVRDIQLHVVKDTVQHVDFQFVDKGSEIKIDIPLSFVNESKAPGIKLGGVLNVLCRSIAVKCSPDKIPQVIEVDLSGKMIGQSIHINDVKLPEGVKFVAHEEENFTIVTISAADSEVEEPQAETEE, encoded by the coding sequence ATGACGCAACAGGAAATAGTAACAATTAATGCAGAGTTACGTGATATAACAAAAACAAAAGCGATGCATTCTCTAAGGAAGAAAGGAAACATCCCTGGAATCATATATGGAAAAGGCCATGATAATGTAAATTTGACATTGTCTGCAAAGGAATTCACGAAGCAATATAAATCAGGCTCTCTTTCTGCACATTTGATAGAGCTGAATATTTCGGGCAAAAAGGAATATGCTCTTGTTCGTGATATCCAATTGCATGTAGTAAAGGATACTGTGCAACATGTTGATTTTCAGTTTGTTGATAAAGGCAGCGAAATTAAAATAGACATACCTCTATCATTTGTGAATGAAAGTAAAGCCCCAGGGATCAAGTTAGGTGGAGTGCTTAATGTTTTGTGTCGTTCTATTGCTGTTAAATGCTCTCCTGATAAAATACCTCAGGTTATTGAAGTTGATTTATCCGGTAAAATGATTGGCCAGTCTATACATATTAATGATGTAAAATTACCAGAAGGTGTTAAGTTTGTAGCTCATGAAGAAGAAAATTTTACCATTGTTACAATTTCTGCTGCCGATAGTGAGGTTGAAGAACCTCAAGCAGAAACAGAGGAATAG
- a CDS encoding ETC complex I subunit — protein MGIDDKVVFRIYRPTRTATQSGLGNTNFWHLKIESGSYYIEPLMGWVGSKDPKKQIVLKFDSLEKAVFYAKKRNVKYIIEMPKNVKRLPKSYASNFILE, from the coding sequence ATGGGCATTGACGATAAAGTAGTTTTTAGGATTTATAGACCAACAAGAACTGCAACACAATCTGGTTTAGGTAATACAAATTTCTGGCACCTGAAAATTGAATCTGGCTCTTACTACATTGAACCTTTAATGGGGTGGGTTGGCTCAAAAGATCCAAAAAAACAGATTGTATTAAAGTTTGATTCTCTTGAAAAAGCAGTATTCTACGCAAAAAAACGTAACGTTAAATACATAATTGAAATGCCAAAAAATGTTAAGAGGCTGCCAAAATCTTACGCAAGCAATTTCATACTAGAGTAA
- the rsmH gene encoding 16S rRNA (cytosine(1402)-N(4))-methyltransferase RsmH, which produces MTHTPVLLKEMLSLLSPQDGGIYVDATFGAGGYSKAILESADCKVYAIDRDETVTKFYDDLSVRYPDRIKLFIEKFSNIKSILSSVEPSPVIPVLDTGKNNWSRAGMTSNGVDGVVFDIGVSSMQLDNGDRGFSFLHDGPLNMSMDNSSYINASTFVNALREEEIANTIYNYGGERHSRKIARAIVSARKKKTIKTTFELADIVRSVVFRGKSKIDPATRTFQAIRIWVNDELGELEKGIKAASEILSENGKLIVVTFHSLEDRIVKTFFKDLCATDCKTFSLLNKKVIEASIEEVSANPRSRSAKLRAIQRLS; this is translated from the coding sequence ATGACACACACTCCAGTTTTGTTAAAAGAGATGCTATCACTACTATCACCGCAGGATGGTGGCATATACGTAGACGCCACATTTGGAGCTGGAGGGTATAGCAAAGCAATATTGGAGTCAGCTGATTGCAAAGTATATGCAATTGATAGAGATGAAACGGTAACTAAGTTTTATGATGATTTAAGCGTTAGATATCCAGATAGAATAAAACTATTCATTGAGAAGTTTAGTAATATTAAAAGTATACTAAGCAGCGTTGAGCCATCTCCTGTCATCCCAGTACTTGATACTGGAAAAAATAACTGGTCACGTGCTGGAATGACATCAAACGGAGTGGATGGAGTGGTTTTTGACATCGGAGTTTCATCTATGCAGCTTGATAACGGAGATAGAGGGTTCTCATTTTTACATGATGGTCCACTCAATATGAGCATGGATAACTCTTCTTATATAAACGCTTCAACGTTTGTTAACGCTTTACGCGAAGAAGAAATCGCAAATACTATATATAACTACGGAGGAGAACGTCATTCTCGCAAAATCGCAAGAGCAATAGTAAGTGCACGGAAGAAAAAAACTATCAAAACTACATTTGAGCTTGCGGATATTGTACGTTCCGTGGTATTTCGTGGAAAAAGCAAAATTGATCCTGCAACCAGAACATTTCAGGCAATCAGAATATGGGTAAACGATGAGCTGGGAGAACTTGAAAAGGGCATTAAAGCTGCATCTGAGATTTTAAGTGAGAATGGCAAATTAATTGTCGTCACCTTTCATTCCTTAGAAGATCGTATAGTCAAAACTTTTTTTAAAGATTTATGTGCTACTGATTGCAAGACATTCTCTCTTCTAAATAAAAAAGTGATTGAAGCAAGTATAGAAGAAGTAAGTGCAAATCCGCGTTCACGCTCAGCAAAACTAAGAGCTATACAGAGGTTGTCGTGA